The Malus domestica chromosome 10, GDT2T_hap1 genome contains a region encoding:
- the LOC103445299 gene encoding brefeldin A-inhibited guanine nucleotide-exchange protein 1 isoform X2, translating into MTVMSMPQTSLKDICRIVNGLLKTALGPPTGSTTTLSPVQDITFRHESVKCLVSIINSMGSWMDQQLSMGDSYLPKTNESDTSAEKTENSSTPNGEEGAAFDNEVHPEGSAEVSDAATLEQRRAYKLELQKGVSLFNRKPNKGIEFLISSKKVGSSPEDVASFLRNNTAGLNETMIGDYLGEREEFPLKVMHAYVDSFNFKGMDFGEAIRFFLRGFRLPGEAQKIDRIMEKFAERYCKCSPNSFTSADTAYVLAYSVIMLNTDAHNNMVKDKMTKADFIRNNRGIDDGKDLPEEYLGVLYDQIVKNEIKMSADSSVPQSKQENSFNKLLGLDGILNLVTGKQTEEKALGANGLLIKHIQEQFKAKSGKSESIYHAVTDVAILRFMVEVCWGPMLAAFSVTLDQSDDRLATSQCLQGFRHAVHVTALMGMQTQRDAFVTSVAKFTYLHNAADMRQKNVDAVKAIISIAIEDGNHLQEAWEHILTCLSRIEHLQLLGEGAPTDASFFTGSKVETEEKSPKPTGLSSLTKKGTIQNPAVMAVVRGGSYDSTSVRVNTSGLVTPEQINNFISNLNLLDQIGNFELNHVFAHSQRLNSEAIVAFVKALCKVSMAELQSPTDPRVFSLTKIVEIAHYNMNRIRLVWSRIWNVLSDFFVSVGLSENLSVAIFVMDSLRQLAMKFLEREELANYNFQNEFLRPFVIVMQKSNSTEIRELIVRCISQMVLSRVNHVKSGWKSVFLVFTAAAADERKNIVLLAFETMEKIVREYFPYITETETMTFTDCVRCLLTFTNSRFNSDVSLNAIAFLRYCAVKLAEGGLVYNKRSELDVSSLPTANEDASNGVTFNEKDEHASFWVPLLTGLSKLTSDPRSAIRKGSLEVLFNILKDHGHLFSCSFWTAIFNSVVYPIFSCVCGKKDTHMEKDQSSPVSVSPRPDGSTWDSETSAVAADCFIDLFVSFFDTVRPQLPGVVSILTGLIRSPVQGPASTGVAGLVRLAGEVGDKLSEDEWREIFLALKEATTSSVPGFMKVLRTMDDINIPGLSQSYSDIDLSSDHGFTNDDLEDDNLQTASYLVSRMKSHIAMQLLIIQVATDLYKLHLESLSVGNISILLEIFSLIASHAHQLNSETILHKKLQKVCSVLELTSPPLVHFENDSYKNYLSFLQNALVDNPSLSKEMNIEAKLVGVCESILQIYLKCTELHSAEQRPADQPVLHWILPLGTAKKEELAARTDIAVSALQVLNSLEKVSFRRHVSRLFPLLADLVRSEHTSGEVQLVLSNIFQSCIGPMVMQ; encoded by the exons ATGACTGTGATGTCGATGCCCCAAACATCTTTGAAAG ATATTTGCAGGATTGTCAATGGCCTTCTGAAAACTGCTCTAGGACCTCCCACTGGTTCAACAACAACATTGTCTCCAGTCCAAGATATCACTTTCCGGCATGAATCCGTAAAGTGCTTGGTTAGCATCATAAATTCAATGGGATCTTGGATGGACCAACAGCTGAGTATGGGAGACTCCTATCTACCGAAGACCAATGAAAGCGACACCTCAGCTGAGAAAACAGAAAATAGTTCGACCCCAAATGGTGAAGAAGGAGCTGCTTTTGATAATGAAGTACATCCAGAAGGAAGTGCTGAAGTTTCAGATGCTGCAACTCTTGAGCAACGTCGAGCTTATAAGCTTGAACTTCAG AAAGGTGTCTCGCTGTTTAATAGGAAGCCTAACAAGGGCATTGAGTTTCTGATAAGCAGCAAAAAAGTTGGTAGTTCCCCAGAAGATGTGGCTTCTTTCCTGAGGAACAACACTGCTGGCCTAAATGAAACCATGATTGGTGATTATTTGGGTGAAAGGGAGGAATTTCCTCTAAAAGTTATGCATGCTTATGTCGATTCCTTTAATTTCAAAGGGATGGATTTCGGTGAAGCAATAAGGTTTTTCCTGCGGGGCTTCAGGTTACCTGGAGAAGCACAGAAAATTGACCGCATCATGGAGAAATTTGCTGAGCGCTATTGTAAATGCAGTCCAAATTCGTTTACAAGTGCAGATACTGCATATGTCCTTGCATACTCTGTGATAATGCTCAATACAGATGCCCATAACAACATGGTGAAAGATAAG ATGACCAAGGCTGACTTCATCCGGAACAACCGAGGAATAGATGATGGAAAGGATCTACCTGAGGAGTATCTTGGTGTCCTATATGATCAAATTGTTAAAAATGAGATTAAGATGAGCGCCGATTCTTCTGTACCACAGAGCAAGCAGGAAAACagttttaataaattattaggCTTGGATGGTATCCTGAATTTGGTAACTGGGAAGCAGACTGAAGAAAAAGCATTGGGTGCAAATGGTCTTCTTATAAAGCACATTCAAGAGCAATTTAAAGCAAAGTCAGGAAAATCAGA GTCTATCTATCATGCTGTGACAGATGTGGCAATTTTGAGGTTTATGGTGGAGGTCTGCTGGGGTCCTATGTTGGCTGCATTTAGTGTGACTCTTGACCAAAGTGATGACAGGCTTGCTACTTCTCAATGCTTACAAGGTTTTCGGCATGCTGTTCATGTTACTGCTTTGATGGGAATGCAGACCCAGAGAGATGCATTTGTCACTTCAGTAGCAAAGTTTACTTATCTACATAATGCTGCAGATATGAGGCAAAAAAATGTTGATGCTGTGAAG GCAATAATATCAATTGCCATTGAAGATGGTAATCATCTTCAGGAAGCATGGGAACACATATTAACGTGTCTTTCCCGAATCGAGCATTTGCAACTGTTGGGAGAAGGTGCACCCACTGATGCATCCTTTTTTACTGGATCAAAGGTCGAAACAGAGGAAAAATCACCAAAGCCTACTGGACTTTCTTCTCTGACGAAAAAAGGAACTATACAGAATCCAGCTGTGATGGCTGTTGTTCGTGGGGGTTCGTATGACAGTACTAGTGTCCGGGTGAACACTTCTGGACTGGTAACTCCAGAACAGATTAATAACTTCATTTCAAACTTGAATTTGCTGGATCAGATTGGGAATTTTGAGTTGAATCATGTATTTGCTCATAGCCAAAGATTAAACAGTGAAGCAATAGTGGCTTTTGTGAAGGCCTTGTGCAAAGTTTCCATGGCAGAGTTGCAATCTCCAACAGATCCTCGCGTATTCAGCCTCACAAAAATAGTTGAAATAGC GCATTACAATATGAACCGCATCAGATTAGTGTGGTCTCGCATATGGAATGTTCTCTCAGATTTCTTTGTATCAGTTGGCTTGTCAGAGAACCTCTCAGTTGCAATATTTGTGATGGATTCATTACGTCAGCTTGCTATGAAATTCTTAGAGCGCGAGGAGCTGGCAAATTACAACTTCCAGAATGAATTTTTGAGACCATTTGTGATTGTTATGCAAAAAAGCAACTCTACAGAAATTAGGGAATTAATTGTTCGGTGCATTTCACAAATGGTCCTCAGCCGTGTCAATCATGTGAAATCTGGCTGGAAAAGTGTATTTCTG GTTTTTACAGCAGCGGCAGCTGATGAGCggaaaaatattgtcttgttggcCTTTGAGACCATGGAAAAAATCGTCAGAGAATACTTCCCCTATATAACAGAGACAGAGACAATGACTTTTACTGATTGTGTTAGATGCCTCTTAACCTTCACGAATAGCAGATTCAATAGTGATGTTAGCCTCAACGCTATTGCATTTCTCCGGTACTGTGCTGTCAAACTTGCTGAAGGAGGGCTTGTTTACAACAAGAGGAGTGAGCTTGATGTTTCATCCCTTCCAACAGCGAATGAGGATGCTTCAAATGGAGTGACTTTCAATGAGAAAGATGAACATGCATCCTTTTGGGTTCCATTGCTAACAG GTTTGTCAAAGCTAACATCAGATCCTAGATCAGCAATCAGGAAGGGTTCTTTGGAAGTTCTTTTCAACATTCTAAAGGATCATGGTCATCTCTTCTCATGCTCCTTTTGGACTGCGATATTCAATTCTGTTGTTTACCCCATATTTAGCTGTGTATGCGGTAAGAAAGACACACATATGGAAAAAGACCAGTCTTCACCAGTTTCAGTATCTCCGCGTCCTGATGGAAGCACATGGGATTCTGAAACTTCTGCAGTTGCAGCAGACTGTTTCATAGATCTATTTGTCAGTTTTTTCGATACAGTAAGGCCGCAACTACCAGGTGTGGTATCCATTCTGACAGGACTCATACGAAGTCCTGTTCAGGGTCCCGCTAGCACTGGGGTTGCAGGTTTAGTGCGTTTGGCTGGTGAAGTTGGTGACAAGCTTTCAGAAGATGAATGGAGAGAGATCTTTCTGGCTTTAAAAGAAGCAACCACATCTTCCGTGCCTGGATTTATGAAGGTGTTAAGAACCATGGACGACATCAATATTCCCGGTCTTTCTCAATCTTATAGCGATATAGATTTGTCATCTGATCATGGGTTTACAAATGATGATCTTGAGGATGATAATCTGCAGACAGCATCATATTTGGTATCAAGAATGAAGAGTCATATTGCTATGCAGCTACTTATCATACAG GTTGCTACTGATTTGTACAAGTTACACCTTGAATCGTTATCAGTTGGCAACATTTCAATCCTCCTTGAAATATTTTCCCTCATTGCATCCCATGCTCACCAACTGAACTCAGAGACAATTCTgcacaagaagctgcaaaaagTGTGCTCCGTCCTGGAACTCACTTCCCCACCTCTGGTTCATTTCGAGAATGATTCTTACAAGAACTACTTAAGCTTCCTCCAAAACGCCCTCGTGGACAATCCTTCTCTGTCGAAGGAGATGAACATAGAAGCCAAACTCGTTGGAGTGTGTGAAAGTATATTGCAGATATACCTAAAGTGTACCGAGCTTCATTCTGCCGAGCAGAGGCCTGCCGATCAGCCAGTTTTGCACTGGATTCTTCCCTTGGGCACAGCAAAGAAGGAAGAATTGGCCGCGAGGACCGACATAGCCGTGTCAGCGTTGCAGGTATTGAACAGTCTGGAAAAGGTTTCGTTTAGGAGGCACGTCTCTCGGTTATTTCCGTTGTTAGCAGATCTTGTGAGGAGTGAGCACACATCTGGAGAAGTTCAGCTTGTTCTAAGCAACATATTCCAATCATGTATAGGCCCAATGGTAATGCAATAA
- the LOC103412133 gene encoding 3-hydroxy-3-methylglutaryl coenzyme A reductase-like, producing MDVRRRSTMDTPATKARSGPIKVKVVDHENDVVVGAKASDALPLPLYLTNAVFFTLFFSVVYFLLTRWREKIRTSTPLHVVDLSEIVAIVAFVASFIYLLGFFGIDFVQSLILRPNNDVWAADDEEEHERLILKDDARKVPCGAGLDCSPIPQIAPVAAAPKAVAQKVFDKEVVLSTPCDFTTQPLTEEDEEVVKSVVAGTIPSYSLESKLGDCKRAAAIRREALQRITGKSLTGLPLEGFDYESILGQCCEMPVGYVQIPVGIAGPLMLDGREFSVPMATTEGCLVASTNRGCKAINLSGGATSVLLRDGMTRAPCVRFNSAKRAAELKFYLEDPNNYDTLSTVFNRSSRFGRLQTIKCAIAGKNLYMRFTCSTGDAMGMNMVSKGVQNVLDFLQNDFPDMDVIGISGNYCSDKKPAAVNWIEGRGKSVVCEAVIKGDVVQKVLKTNVASLCELNMLKNLTGSAMAGALGGFNAHASNIVSAIYIATGQDPAQNVESSHCITMMEPINDGKDLHVSVTMPSIEVGTVGGGTQLASQSACLNLLGVKGANREAPGSNARLLATVVAGSVLAGELSLMSAISAGQLVKSHMKYNRSSKDVSAVASA from the exons ATGGACGTCCGAAGGCGATCGACGATGGACACACCTGCCACCAAGGCCAGAAGTGGGCCGATCAAAGTGAAAGTGGTGGACCACGAGAACGACGTCGTCGTTGGGGCCAAGGCCTCCGACGCCCTCCCGCTGCCGCTGTACCTGACTAATGCTGTCTTCTTTACTCTCTTCTTCTCCGTCGTCTACTTCCTTCTCACTCGGTGGCGCGAGAAGATCAGGACATCCACCCCGCTCCACGTCGTGGACCTCTCCGAGATCGTCGCGATAGTCGCGTTCGTCGCCTCCTTCATCTACTTGCTCGGATTCTTCGGGATCGATTTCGTGCAGTCGCTCATTCTCCGCCCCAACAACGACGTCTGGGCTGCCGATGATGAGGAGGAGCACGAGCGCTTGATTTTGAAAGACGACGCACGGAAAGTGCCGTGTGGGGCAGGGCTCGACTGCAGCCCAATTCCACAAATTGCCCCTGTTGCTGCCGCCCCCAAAGCTGTTGCACAGAAGGTGTTTGATAAAGAGGTAGTCCTCTCCACTCCCTGCGATTTCACCACCCAGCCGTTGACGGAGGAAGATGAGGAGGTGGTCAAGTCCGTCGTGGCGGGAACCATCCCTTCGTACTCTCTGGAGTCAAAGCTCGGAGATTGCAAGAGGGCGGCAGCTATCAGGCGCGAGGCGCTGCAGAGGATTACAGGGAAGTCTCTCACTGGTCTGCCATTGGAGGGTTTCGATTACGAGTCAATTTTGGGTCAGTGCTGCGAGATGCCAGTCGGGTACGTTCAGATTCCGGTTGGGATTGCCGGGCCTCTTATGCTCGACGGCAGAGAGTTCTCCGTGCCAATGGCCACCACCGAAGGTTGCTTGGTTGCCAGCACCAACCGTGGCTGCAAAGCTATCAACTTGTCCGGCGGAGCCACCAGTGTGTTGCTGAGAGATGGGATGACCAGAGCGCCTTGTGTGAGGTTCAACTCTGCTAAGAGAGCTGCCGAGTTGAAGTTCTACTTGGAAGACCCCAACAATTATGACACCTTGTCCACGGTTTTCAACAG GTCGAGCAGATTCGGTAGGCTTCAGACAATTAAGTGTGCCATTGCTGGGAAGAACTTGTACATGAGATTCACCTGCAGCACTGGTGATGCTATGGGGATGAACATGGTCTCCAAAGGTGTGCAAAACGTTTTGGATTTCCTCCAGAACGACTTCCCTGACATGGATGTGATTGGAATTTCGGGCAACTACTGCTCAGACAAGAAGCCCGCCGCAGTGAACTGGATCGAAGGCCGCGGCAAGTCAGTGGTCTGCGAGGCTGTGATCAAGGGCGATGTGGTGCAGAAGGTGTTGAAAACCAATGTGGCGTCGCTCTGTGAACTTAACATGCTCAAGAACCTTACTGGGTCTGCAATGGCTGGAGCTCTCGGTGGCTTCAATGCGCATGCCAGCAACATCGTCTCTGCAATCTACATCGCCACCGGCCAAGACCCAGCTCAGAATGTGGAGAGTTCTCACTGCATTACCATGATGGAACCCATCAACGATGGAAAGGACCTTCACGTGTCTGTCACCATGCCTTCCATTGAG GTTGGTACGGTTGGAGGTGGGACGCAGCTTGCATCGCAGTCAGCTTGTCTGAACCTGCTCGGAGTGAAGGGTGCTAACAGAGAGGCACCAGGATCAAATGCAAGATTGTTGGCCACTGTTGTGGCTGGTTCTGTTCTTGCTGGAGAGCTTTCTCTCATGTCTGCTATTTCAGCTGGACAGCTTGTGAAAAGTCACATGAAATACAACAGATCAAGCAAAGATGTCTCAGCTGTTGCTTCCGCTTAA